The following proteins are encoded in a genomic region of Amphiura filiformis chromosome 11, Afil_fr2py, whole genome shotgun sequence:
- the LOC140163737 gene encoding allatostatin-A receptor-like, protein MNGTSSAAIEDSVSTRVQINVLYATIIPIIIVIGSMLNLTTILAFWKMPSLRDKPSDLLILNLSFADLITSMVFLPLASSVYITPGYWPLGEIGCRITTSIMNTTIHGSLFALIAISLDRFLLVYVEYPKYIKMQSYPRIYVTITIGWVLALASVVIEQGLWGYAKEIDATAALIPFDKYCLTPPRRIRWFSLSFFTTLFFVPVMTVCGLSIAFLWQLMKRLEKSKGSGSKAVARSISTAQVEMPTCKIDNGSNSSKIGTRDSKKLQFTTKENTSNQTRNLYIKPAVTLIGLVLSMAIYEMANN, encoded by the exons ATGAATGGAACATCCAGCGCTGCGATTGAAGATTCCGTCAGCACGAGAGTCCAGATCAATGTTCTCTACGCAACCATTATCCCTATTATAATCGTCATAGGCTCGATGCTCAATCTAACTACAATACTAGCCTTCTGGAAGATGCCAAGTCTACGAGACAAACCAAGTGATTTGCTTATCTTAAATCTCTCCTTCGCAGATCTTATTACTTCAATGGTGTTCCTTCCGTTGGCATCATCGGTGTACATAACTCCTGGATATTGGCCTCTTGGTGAGATTGGCTGTCGGATCACCACTTCTATCATGAACACCACAATCCATGGAAGTTTGTTCGCGTTAATTGCAATCAGTTTGGACCGCTTCCTCCTGGTGTATGTGGAGTAcccaaaatacattaaaatgcaatctTATCCTCGGATATACGTAACCATTACAATCGGTTGGGTGTTGGCTTTAGCGTCGGTGGTTATAGAACAGGGACTGTGGGGTTATGCGAAGGAAATCGACGCGACAGCAGCCTTGATACCTTTCGATAAGTATTGTCTAACGCCACCGAGAAGGATTCGATGGTTTTCTCTTAGTTTCTTCACCACGTTGTTCTTTGTACCCGTCATGACCGTTTGTGGCTTGAGTATTGCATTTCTTTGGCAACTGATGAAGAGATTGGAGAAAAGTAAAGGATCGGGATCGAAAGCTGTAGCGAGATCTATAAGCACTGCACAG GTCGAAATGCCTACGTGCAAAATCGACAATGGTAGCAACTCATCAAAAATTGGAACTCGAGACAGTAAAAAATTGCAGTTTACAACAAAGGAAAATACTAGCAACCAAACACGCAATCTCTACATCAAGCCTGCCGTCACACTTATAGGATTAGTTCTTTCGATGGCGATCT ATGAAATGGCTAATAATTAg